Genomic segment of Salvia hispanica cultivar TCC Black 2014 chromosome 2, UniMelb_Shisp_WGS_1.0, whole genome shotgun sequence:
CTAACACATAACGTACAGAGAAACCGGTGTACATGTTCAGCATGGGAGGCCTTGCAGAGTACTGCGTGATGCCAGCAAACGGCCTAACTCCCCTGCCAGACACACTCCCTTACGCCGAATCCTCTGTCTTAGGCTGTGCCGTTTTCACCGCCTATGGCGCAGTTGCTCATGCCGCTGAGGTCAAACCCGGCAACTCCATCGCCGTCATAGGAATAGGCGGCGTCGGCTCAAGGTagttaaataaacaaaacatgataagaacacacaattttagttatttctCTCTGGTTATGACTAACCAGggataaataaacaaaaaaacatgataAGAACATACAGTTTTAGTCATTTCTCTAACCaggaataaataaataaaatataataagaacACACATTTTTAGTCATTTCTCTCTGGTTACGACTAACaagggagaaaaaaaatgaaacagtGTTCTGCAGATATCAAAGGCGTTTGGCGCGACCGAGATCATCGCAGTGGACGTGCAAGAGGAGAAGCTGAGCACAGCCAAGACATTCGGAGCGACACACGCCATCAACGCGCGAAAGGAGGATGCGATTGCGAAGATCAAGGAGCTGACGGACGGGAGGGGAGTGGACATAGCGGTGGACGCGTTGGGAGGACCGAAGACGTTTCAGCAGTGCATACAGAGTGTGAGAGGCGGCGGGAAGGCTGTGATGATCGGGCTGTCGCCCGGTGGGGGGTTGGGGGAGGTGGACATCATCCAGCTGGTTCGGAGGAAGGTGAAGGTGATCGGGTCGTATGGAGGGCGGGCGAAGACGGATCTGCCGAGGCTGGTGGAGCTGGCGGAGCAGGGGGTTTTCAATCTGGAGTCTGCTGTTACGAGGAAGTATAAGTTTGAGGAGGCGGCCAAGGCTTTTCAGGATCTTGATAAGAAGACTATCATTGGCCGTGGCATCATCGAGCTCATGTAATTCATTTTCACCATAAATAATGAGCatttcctttgttttttttccacaTTCAATAAATTGTTTTGAAGCTCTATGGAcaatcatttcaattttcaaccacGTTgcaatactactactactattatggaTCGGAGCAATATGATTCAGAAATTGCGTTGGCGAAATTGGACTGTATTTTTATGGTTTGTAAGTTAGCTAGGAATTTAAACATTAATTACTATGTAAGCGAATAAGATCTGGTTGATTCATAGGTATCTTCCATCTGCACAATAGACCAACGTCACTTGAGAATGAATTAGGACCGACAATTTTCGATATGTCACAGATTGCTTAGTGTAGACAATGAAGtcataaaaatacaatttaattgAGAGTAATGTTAATTTTGGTCTTAAATATATgactaaaatatgaatttagtccaaaacattcattttttaaaaaacaggtacataacaaatgaaaatatcgACAAAGTAGTCTTTTTTTACGAGGTTTCattaaaaaactaacggtcaatgCTAATTGCACAGGGTATGACTGTTAGTTTTTTAACGAAATCGTAGGACCACTTCGacaatgattttatttattatggacctgtttttcaaaaagtaaatgttttggaccaattTCGTATTTTGGTCGTATATTTAGAACCAAAATTGGCATTTACTGTTTAATTGAAATcagagattttatatagtctAGACTCAGACGTATTAGTGAtcatttaaaagttaaaaactaaaattatctACCTAAAGAGACATTATTCGTTTTGGGCTTATCCATTCCATCAACTAATTGTacagtattaaataaattccttCTCTTTCATGTGATTTAAGATTAGTGTATTTCCTGAAAGAAGATTGGCCGGCGACGATAACAATTAACAAAGGTTTTCTAGTTTAAGGATAAGAATCAGTGACTAATGACTCATTGACTACTCATTCCCACTTGATTAAATTCAATTGCATCACTCTACCAGCAGCGTATGATCATTCCGTGActctattttcttctttcgGAAACGCCAATTCCAACTTTCTTCAATGGCATTTTGCCGAAGCTCCCTTCTCCTGCGCAAGGCCCGCGGGGCAGCCCTGCGCTTTTCCTGCAGCTCTCGGATGGAGGGTTCCCTCACTTGCTCCGATCGCCGGAGATGGTATTCTAGCTCGGAAGGTACAACCATGACTGCGTCGGGGTACCACGTGGGCAGCGGGCCCTCCCACATGAAGGGGGCGGTGTTCTGGGAGACGAATAAGCCCGTCACTTTCGAAGATTTTGAGATGCCCCGCCCTAAGGTCAATGAAGTCCTCGTCAAAACTAAGGGTGAAgattactcttttttttttggggctTTTTTACTTGACTGGTTTAATTGTTGTGCATTGCGCTCTAAAGATTGTACCTTTTGTGTTCTTGATGAAATTATGATGAATTGCTGTTGTAATTAGGAATTAATTATGAGCTCTTTAAGATTTTTTAGCGTTGTTTGTTGCATTGCTATTTGAAATTGGTTttaacatattataaatattcacaagaaattaattttagtttctaaaatgagaaaaaaatttaaggtGGCATATTATAAACTTAGCTACAGCTTGGaaaagattgaatctcatggtTTTACAGCAACTATGGTGGTATGGTATCTATACGAAGGATATATAACTATGTATATATTTGTTCTGCAGTTGGGATGTATGCAATGTGTAGAAGGTTTTGAGAATAGCGAGTATATATGGATGGAAATCTATATGAATGCAAAGTGTCCACCCGCCTTTAAATCTTCTAACATTAGTGCATATATGCattgattaactaaaataacaaGCATAAACATAGTAATTGCTTCTTGATGATTAATGTGCTGATTGAGCATAATGATGTCAGATATTTAGTATGTTAAGCACTTCTTTTGGCCTGTCTTTAACATATGGTAATGCTCTTTGCATGTACATTACTCCAATTGTGTTTGATAGCCTGTGGGGTCTGCCACTCCGATCTGCATGTGATGAAAGGCGAGATTCCCTTTCCCACGCCCTGTGTTGTAGGACATGAGATTACTGGTGAGGTGGTTGAACATGGGCCTCTGAGTGACAGTAAAATCATTGAAAGGTTTGATAAGCTCGAAAATgtaaaagtagagaaaaaagtacATATTTGGGACCAAAGTAGTGTAGTTTCAATTCTAGATTATAATAATGTTATTTACAAAAACGGACCTCGTGAATCTGCCTTGGTTCAAGTCTAGAACTGAGTCAATGTTCTGACTCATTTTCTTTGAACATTAGTGAACCAAACAAggccattttttttgtaaaggTGAAAATAGTTTAATGcgactcatttttatttaattttcgaCAATAAAATGAGCCACTTCTAGATTTGAACAGAGTTGGATTTCTGGGTCTGTTTGTGTAAATAGCTTAAGTTTAGTCTAAAACCTGAAACTGTGCTAATGCTTTGGGTCCAAAATTATACTTATCCATTGAAAAATACTAATACTCATTTTCCTTCTCACTCCTATTCATTGAACCATATACTTTTCTGTTTAAATTTTCAGATTTCCTGTTGGCTCTCAAGTTGTTGGGGCTTTTATAATGCCTTGTGGAAGTTGTTTCTTCTGCTCAAAGGCAAGACTATTAAGTTATGATGTTTGTATGTTCATCTGCATCTAAATCATTTATTAGGTAAACTAAATAGCTTTTTCCAACATTATGACTTGCATGAAAACAGGGTCAAGATGACTTATGTGAGTCTTTCTTTGCTCATAATCGAGCGAAAGGGACACTTTATGATGGTGAAACAAGGCTATTTCTTCGAGGCAGTGGTACATTCCTGACTAATTACTCTTCCCTGATCAACACTAATGAATCCTGCAGCTTTTTCTCTTTGTTGTTCTTTTTTCTCCACAATCCTGCTGGAATTTTCATCTCTGTAACTCTGCATATATTTCAGGTGTCAATGATAGTATAGTTGTATTATGGGAACAATCATCAAACTTAAATGCAAGTTTGGAAAAAGAATCTTTATTTCTGTTAtgcattttcatatttttggcATGCGGCCAACATGTTCTGGTGTCTTTGGGACTAGTGAAGTAAGCAAGGACTTGTACAAATATTCAGTGCTTAAGCTTTTGAGTAATTATCCCGTTCATAGGAGCTTCACCCTTTTGATGccttatttc
This window contains:
- the LOC125205910 gene encoding all-trans-retinol dehydrogenase [NAD(+)] ADH1B-like, with the protein product MAFCRSSLLLRKALGGSSRRVAAAALCSSYGGSEGRRWYSGEPTTAAGYHVNTVPSYMTGSVFWEKDKPITYEDFEMPRPKANEVLIKTKACGACHSDLHVIRGDLKFPCPCILGHEITGEVVQHGPHTDSNVIQRYPVGSKVIGAFIMPCGTCFYCSRGEDDLCEPFFAYNRAKGTLYDGETRLFLRDSKKPVYMFSMGGLAEYCVMPANGLTPLPDTLPYAESSVLGCAVFTAYGAVAHAAEVKPGNSIAVIGIGGVGSSVLQISKAFGATEIIAVDVQEEKLSTAKTFGATHAINARKEDAIAKIKELTDGRGVDIAVDALGGPKTFQQCIQSVRGGGKAVMIGLSPGGGLGEVDIIQLVRRKVKVIGSYGGRAKTDLPRLVELAEQGVFNLESAVTRKYKFEEAAKAFQDLDKKTIIGRGIIELM